A section of the bacterium genome encodes:
- a CDS encoding helix-turn-helix transcriptional regulator gives MRTGGDFHKDLEKDLRKTKFETLFQKEKSRLRLVERLRQIMTKSHLSIRHVARLMGTSKSQVVRMISDPKANVGVDSLIKFATVFGRRLDIRIK, from the coding sequence ATGAGAACAGGTGGAGATTTTCATAAGGATTTGGAGAAAGACCTCCGGAAAACCAAGTTTGAGACTCTTTTTCAAAAAGAAAAGAGCCGCCTTCGTCTCGTTGAGCGCTTGCGACAGATTATGACGAAATCTCATCTCTCCATTCGTCACGTCGCCCGCCTCATGGGAACCAGCAAATCGCAAGTGGTTCGAATGATCAGCGATCCGAAGGCAAATGTCGGCGTCGATTCTTTAATCAAGTTTGCTACTGTTTTTGGGCGGCGTTTGGATATTCGCATCAAATAA
- a CDS encoding type II toxin-antitoxin system RelE/ParE family toxin, producing MKVTYYQTPRGDLPVRDYLEALQDRERAKVKALIDYLSEAVTLKEPHAKKIAGYPGLFELRPGAHRIFYCYHEGMIVLLHAFRKKSDKTPSRELETAYSRMRS from the coding sequence ATGAAGGTCACTTATTATCAAACGCCCCGTGGGGATCTTCCTGTTCGCGATTATTTGGAGGCTTTGCAAGATCGTGAGCGGGCCAAGGTCAAGGCGCTGATCGACTACCTCTCGGAGGCGGTCACGCTCAAGGAACCCCATGCGAAGAAAATCGCCGGCTACCCCGGTCTGTTTGAACTGAGGCCGGGCGCACATCGAATTTTCTATTGTTACCATGAGGGGATGATCGTTCTGCTGCATGCGTTTCGAAAAAAGTCCGACAAGACGCCTAGCCGCGAGTTGGAGACGGCTTATTCAAGAATGAGATCGTAA